Part of the Oncorhynchus nerka isolate Pitt River linkage group LG14, Oner_Uvic_2.0, whole genome shotgun sequence genome is shown below.
AATATGCTTTTCTAGTCATATCCTCTTTACATAAAAGGAATATCCATAGCGTTTCAGGTCCCAGTCTCGACCTCTCTGCCGTTGGGGATAAGTTCCAGCTGGGAGCGCAAGCTGAGACAAGGGTCGCTAACTCAGCTGAGCTGTTGACATCAATGGTGTACATTGAGTTTGCTGCAACGATACTCCAGCCGAACGGAATTCCTGAAGAGTGGCCCTCACCCTCCCTGCTACCCTCCTCCCTCACGGAATTCCTTAACTCAGTCCAAGGTGAGCCACGAAGAACAATTCAACAGTACAGACTACCTGCAACACACCTCCAAAGAAAAACAGATATATGGTGAACTAAAAACGTCAGCTTACATTGAACATTTCAACATAGCAACGGGCTAAACCTTTTTCCAAGGATGCAAGGTGCCCGTTGTTTGAAATTGTAGCCATTTTCCCAGAACATTCAAGTACTCTGCCATGTAAACACTGGTACAGATGAGATTTCTGTCTTTTCTAAGCCTGTGCAACACATTGTATGACACTTTCCAATACTAATGATGACAGTTAACACCTAAGTATTGTTCAAAATGTGTCCGTTTTTGTCTTCAAGCAAAACGTATTCGTTTCCTCGATTCTTGTTTCTTTTAAGTTTAGATTAATATTAGGAAGGGCTCACTCACCATTTGCAAATTTAAGAAATGTGAAACATTTAAACTTAGATTCTCCTTTTAAAGAATAACACAAGACGAGCAGCACTGGTCGTTTCTGCCTGGTGCTGAAGAATAGTTCATCTGTCTGACAATCTCTGCAAACAGTTCGTCCACCGAGCCTTTATTTTTGGCTGAAGTTTCCATAAACGGGCAATTCCACTCATCCGCCAGCGCTTTCCCCTCCCCGGCCGAGACCTCCCTCTCGCCCTCCAGGTCCACTTTATTCCCGACCAGAATCATCGGCACCCTCTCGTACCGTTTCACCCGAATGATCTGATCCCTCATTGGTTTGATGTCTTGGAAGCTTTGTTGGTTGACCAAGCTGTAGACTAGGATGAAGCCCTGGCCGTTTTTGATGTACAGGTCTCGCATGGAGGCAAACTGCTCGGTCCCCGCCGTGTCCAGTATCTCCAGAACGGAAGGCGACGAGTCCACCTCGATCTCCTTTCGGTAGAAATCCTCTATCGTGGGATCATATTTCTCTATAAAGGATCCCGTTACGAATTGCACAGTCAATGCGGATTTGCCAACCCCGCCAGATCCGAGAACCACTACTTT
Proteins encoded:
- the LOC115127046 gene encoding ras-related protein Rap-2b-like, which translates into the protein MREYKVVVLGSGGVGKSALTVQFVTGSFIEKYDPTIEDFYRKEIEVDSSPSVLEILDTAGTEQFASMRDLYIKNGQGFILVYSLVNQQSFQDIKPMRDQIIRVKRYERVPMILVGNKVDLEGEREVSAGEGKALADEWNCPFMETSAKNKGSVDELFAEIVRQMNYSSAPGRNDQCCSSCVIL